In the Ruminococcus sp. OA3 genome, one interval contains:
- a CDS encoding metal ABC transporter substrate-binding protein: MNKIRMSVLTVATLILCLTGCQNSADEIRQAKQEGKLAVVTSFYPMYDFAVKIGGEKARVVNLVPAGTEPHDWEPAPADIAGLEQAEIFVYNGAGMEHWVEDVAQALENAELIQVEASSGITLLESDHSHSDVEKDMCDPHVWLDPMNAKAEMSNILDAFTAADPENADYYKKRYETYAAGLDELDREFTEGLSQVTDRNVIVAHEAFGYLCNAYSLNQIGIEGLSPDSEPDPARMEEIVRFAKENRVRTVFFEELVSPKVADTIAREIGAKTQVLNPLEGLSEEQLEAGEDYMSVMRNNLEVLQNALR; this comes from the coding sequence ATGAATAAAATAAGAATGTCGGTTTTGACTGTTGCCACTCTCATTCTGTGCCTGACAGGATGTCAGAACAGTGCTGATGAGATCAGACAGGCGAAACAGGAAGGGAAGCTCGCAGTCGTGACGAGTTTCTATCCGATGTATGATTTTGCCGTTAAGATAGGAGGAGAGAAGGCAAGAGTGGTTAATCTGGTCCCGGCGGGGACCGAGCCGCACGACTGGGAACCTGCTCCCGCTGATATCGCAGGCCTCGAACAGGCAGAAATATTTGTCTATAACGGTGCGGGAATGGAACACTGGGTGGAGGATGTGGCGCAGGCGCTTGAAAATGCGGAGCTTATTCAGGTGGAAGCATCGTCGGGCATCACCCTGCTGGAAAGTGATCATTCACATTCGGACGTTGAAAAAGACATGTGCGATCCTCACGTATGGCTGGACCCCATGAATGCCAAAGCCGAGATGAGTAATATTCTGGATGCGTTTACAGCAGCAGATCCCGAAAATGCAGATTACTATAAAAAACGGTATGAGACGTACGCTGCGGGGCTTGACGAACTGGACCGGGAATTTACGGAGGGATTGTCTCAGGTGACAGACCGGAACGTGATCGTGGCTCATGAGGCATTCGGTTATCTCTGCAATGCCTACAGCCTGAATCAGATCGGAATCGAAGGTCTCTCACCGGATTCGGAACCGGATCCGGCGAGAATGGAGGAGATTGTGCGGTTCGCAAAGGAAAACCGCGTACGCACAGTGTTTTTTGAAGAGCTGGTAAGTCCTAAAGTGGCCGACACGATCGCCCGCGAGATTGGAGCTAAAACGCAGGTTTTAAATCCGCTGGAGGGACTCAGCGAAGAGCAGCTGGAGGCGGGGGAAGACTATATGTCCGTTATGAGAAATAATCTCGAAGTGCTGCAAAATGCATTGAGATAG
- a CDS encoding metal ABC transporter permease — MSMLEYGFMQRAFIVGILLAVITPCIGITIVLKRMSMIGDALSHSSLAGVAAGLLLGINPVLGAGVLCIIAALSIEAIRKKLPRYSEMAIAIVMSAGIGMAGVLSGFVKNTANFNSFLFGSIVSISTGEMAMVCLVSAVVLAAVLLLYKELFYIGFDENAARISGVPVKTVNFIFTVLTALTISIASRTVGTLIVSSMLVVPVACGMQVGKSYRSVLMWAVGFALFSTVVGLTLSYYTGLKPGGTIVLIGVLCFVAAVLLKKIRR; from the coding sequence ATGAGTATGCTTGAGTATGGATTTATGCAGCGGGCATTTATCGTGGGCATTCTTCTCGCTGTCATTACACCCTGCATCGGAATTACGATCGTCTTAAAACGAATGTCCATGATCGGTGATGCGCTGTCGCATTCATCTCTTGCGGGTGTTGCGGCGGGGCTTCTGCTGGGCATCAATCCGGTATTGGGAGCAGGCGTACTGTGTATCATCGCAGCGCTGAGCATAGAGGCGATCCGGAAAAAACTGCCGCGTTACTCAGAAATGGCGATCGCGATTGTCATGTCTGCAGGTATCGGCATGGCAGGGGTATTATCGGGTTTTGTGAAAAACACCGCTAATTTCAACAGTTTTCTGTTCGGCAGCATAGTATCCATCAGCACAGGAGAGATGGCAATGGTCTGCCTCGTAAGCGCTGTCGTACTGGCAGCTGTGTTACTGCTGTACAAGGAATTGTTTTACATTGGGTTTGATGAAAATGCAGCGAGAATCTCCGGGGTCCCTGTCAAGACAGTGAACTTTATCTTCACTGTTCTGACAGCGCTTACGATTTCCATCGCATCCAGAACAGTAGGAACGCTGATCGTCTCTTCGATGCTGGTCGTGCCCGTGGCGTGTGGTATGCAGGTGGGGAAAAGTTACCGGTCAGTACTGATGTGGGCCGTTGGCTTTGCACTTTTTTCTACAGTTGTTGGTCTGACGCTTTCCTATTATACAGGCCTGAAACCGGGAGGGACAATTGTACTGATCGGGGTACTGTGTTTTGTGGCCGCCGTGCTGCTGAAAAAAATTCGCCGCTGA
- a CDS encoding metal ABC transporter ATP-binding protein, translating to MNVIDISDLSFAYGDEMVLHGVTLQVARGDYAVLLGENGTGKSTFLKLLLGELNPQQGKIYLFGSDTKKVFHADKIGYVPQNSISLNPFFPATVEEIVLTNLYSQIGRFRLPGKKQRQQATNALRWAGMEEYSKSRIGELSGGQQQRVMLARALAANPELLVLDEPTTGVDAASVRELYRKLEKLNREEGVTILMVTHASVKECAGISRIYHMEEGQVVER from the coding sequence ATGAATGTGATTGATATCAGCGACCTCTCATTTGCCTACGGAGATGAGATGGTACTGCATGGGGTTACTCTTCAGGTAGCGCGGGGAGATTATGCGGTACTGCTGGGGGAGAACGGGACGGGTAAGAGTACTTTTTTAAAACTTCTGCTGGGAGAACTGAACCCCCAGCAGGGGAAAATCTACCTGTTTGGCAGCGATACGAAAAAGGTGTTCCATGCGGATAAGATCGGATACGTTCCGCAGAACAGTATTTCTTTAAACCCATTTTTTCCCGCAACTGTGGAGGAGATCGTACTTACCAACCTGTATTCTCAGATCGGAAGGTTTCGGCTGCCCGGGAAAAAGCAGAGACAGCAGGCGACAAATGCACTGCGATGGGCAGGTATGGAAGAATACAGCAAAAGCAGGATAGGAGAGCTGTCCGGAGGACAGCAGCAGCGTGTCATGCTGGCGAGGGCTCTGGCTGCAAATCCTGAGCTTCTGGTGCTGGATGAGCCGACAACAGGTGTCGATGCGGCGTCTGTAAGAGAATTGTATCGAAAACTGGAGAAATTAAACCGGGAGGAAGGTGTAACCATTCTGATGGTGACACATGCTTCTGTGAAGGAGTGCGCCGGCATCAGCCGGATTTATCATATGGAGGAAGGACAGGTGGTGGAACGATGA
- a CDS encoding TrkH family potassium uptake protein — MNYSMIRYILGIVLKVEGLFMLLPCLVAVIYREKSGFSFVAVVLLCMAAGFLLSHKKPSNTVFYAKEGFLCVSLSWVFLSVFGALPFILSGEIPSVTDALFEAISGFTTTGASILTDVEALSHCILFWRSFTHWIGGMGVLVFILAIIPMAGGHRMYLMKAESPGPTVEKLVPRVKNTAMILYGIYTLMTIAEIIILIICGMPVFDSFCISFGAAGTGGFGIRNDSLASYAPHLQVLVTLFMIAFGVNFNIYYLILCKKFRQAFRSEELRAYLGVILATILIITWNIHTRFGNIWEALRHSAFQVGSIITTTGFSTDNFDIWPQLSKTLLIMLMFLGACAGSTGGGIKVSRFLIMLKTVRKELFSFCHPHGIRKIKMDGHLVAHETVRAVNIFLIAYMLIMAFSILLIGFDNYDFTTNFTAVTATLNNIGPGLELVGPMENFNLFSPFSKFILMFDMLAGRLEIFPILMLMNPSTWRRS, encoded by the coding sequence ATGAATTATTCAATGATACGCTATATATTGGGAATTGTGCTGAAAGTGGAAGGGCTCTTTATGTTGCTCCCTTGTCTGGTGGCAGTAATTTACCGGGAAAAGAGCGGTTTTTCATTTGTCGCGGTCGTCCTTTTGTGCATGGCAGCCGGATTTCTTTTAAGCCATAAAAAACCGTCAAATACTGTATTTTACGCCAAAGAAGGTTTTCTCTGTGTATCTTTAAGCTGGGTCTTTCTGAGTGTGTTCGGGGCGCTGCCTTTTATCCTGAGCGGAGAAATCCCCTCAGTGACAGATGCCCTGTTTGAAGCAATTTCCGGTTTCACGACAACAGGTGCCAGCATTCTGACGGACGTGGAGGCATTATCCCACTGTATACTGTTCTGGAGAAGCTTTACACACTGGATCGGCGGTATGGGGGTTCTGGTATTCATTCTGGCGATCATACCGATGGCCGGCGGACATCGCATGTATCTGATGAAGGCAGAGAGCCCGGGACCTACTGTAGAAAAACTGGTCCCCCGTGTAAAGAATACCGCGATGATTCTTTACGGGATCTATACCCTTATGACGATCGCAGAAATCATAATCCTGATCATCTGCGGTATGCCGGTATTTGACTCGTTTTGCATCTCATTCGGGGCAGCGGGTACCGGAGGTTTCGGTATCCGGAATGACAGTCTTGCCAGTTACGCACCGCATCTGCAGGTTCTTGTGACCCTGTTCATGATTGCTTTTGGTGTAAATTTTAATATCTATTATCTGATATTGTGCAAGAAATTCCGTCAGGCGTTTCGTTCAGAAGAATTGAGAGCATACCTCGGCGTGATCCTTGCAACCATATTGATCATCACATGGAATATTCATACTCGTTTCGGCAATATCTGGGAAGCTTTACGTCATTCTGCATTCCAGGTAGGATCCATTATCACGACTACCGGATTTTCTACCGATAACTTTGATATCTGGCCCCAGCTGTCCAAGACGCTGCTGATCATGCTGATGTTCCTGGGAGCCTGTGCCGGCAGTACCGGCGGCGGAATTAAGGTTTCCCGTTTTCTGATCATGCTGAAAACCGTACGCAAGGAACTGTTTTCCTTCTGTCATCCCCACGGTATCCGCAAGATTAAGATGGACGGACATCTCGTAGCACACGAGACCGTACGCGCAGTAAATATTTTCTTAATCGCTTACATGCTGATCATGGCATTTTCCATTTTGCTGATCGGATTTGACAATTATGACTTTACAACCAATTTCACCGCTGTCACAGCAACGCTCAATAATATTGGCCCTGGTCTTGAGCTTGTTGGACCGATGGAAAACTTTAATCTTTTTTCACCCTTTTCCAAATTTATTTTAATGTTTGATATGCTGGCAGGGCGGCTGGAAATCTTTCCGATTCTGATGCTGATGAATCCATCTACCTGGAGACGCAGCTAG
- a CDS encoding DUF6483 family protein, whose amino-acid sequence MKFEQDYIMRMIKEMVHALAEILFNKSESSEDESAEEKQTGELLKMADQGRINDAENILLSEDDKTSPDYLKRALTFYEHVNDYTEDYLEEHNYSREEIADGLRSLLAGCGMDGLMDLIIK is encoded by the coding sequence ATGAAGTTTGAACAGGATTATATCATGCGCATGATTAAGGAGATGGTCCATGCACTGGCAGAAATTCTCTTTAATAAAAGTGAATCATCAGAAGATGAGAGTGCAGAAGAGAAGCAGACCGGAGAGCTTTTAAAAATGGCGGATCAGGGCCGTATCAATGATGCGGAGAATATACTACTGTCGGAAGATGACAAGACGAGTCCGGATTATCTTAAACGGGCGCTTACCTTTTACGAGCATGTCAATGACTATACGGAGGATTACCTGGAGGAACACAACTATTCACGGGAAGAGATTGCAGACGGTCTTCGCAGTCTGCTCGCCGGCTGCGGGATGGATGGGCTGATGGATCTGATCATTAAATAA
- a CDS encoding ABC transporter ATP-binding protein, with the protein MLRTLGAQIKEFKKASILTPVFMILEVIMETVIPLLMASIIDEGVNAGNIRHIYVVGGYMVLAAAGGLIAGVLGGRYGARASAGFARNLREAMFTNIQSFSFANIDRFSTAGLVTRMTTDVTNMQNSYQMVLRMCTRAPASLICAMVMAFTINVKLASIYLGAVILLGICLFFIMSSASRYYQQAFPKYDDMNASVQENVSAIRVVKAYVREEEETVKFKRASRHIYDLFMKAENRLMVTPPLMQFTVYGCILLLSWIGAKMIVGTTLTTGELMSLLAYCMNILMSLMMLSMVFVMISMSLASARRIAEVLNEKSSLVNPEDPDYEIPDGSIEFKNVDFAYREGSGDAVLKDINLFIASGETVGIIGGTGSAKTSLVNLISRLYDVTSGQVLVGGKDVRSYDMETLRNEVSVVLQKNVLFSGTILDNLRWGDKDADEEMCKRACVLACADEFIQKMPDKYKTYIEQGGTNVSGGQKQRLCIARALLKKPKILILDDSTSAVDTATDAKIRRAFAEEIPDTTKLIIAQRIASVEKADRIIVMNDGKICGFGTHEELLRSNKIYREVYESQTGGGGDFDESAGEL; encoded by the coding sequence ATGCTTAGAACATTGGGAGCACAAATCAAAGAATTCAAAAAGGCATCGATACTGACGCCTGTATTTATGATTCTGGAAGTTATCATGGAGACGGTGATCCCGCTTTTAATGGCTTCTATTATCGACGAAGGCGTAAATGCCGGAAATATCCGTCATATTTATGTGGTGGGAGGCTATATGGTCCTTGCAGCGGCCGGGGGTCTGATCGCCGGAGTGCTTGGCGGCAGATATGGGGCACGGGCGTCAGCCGGGTTCGCGCGCAATCTGCGGGAGGCCATGTTTACAAATATTCAGTCATTCTCATTTGCCAATATTGACAGATTCAGCACAGCGGGACTGGTGACAAGGATGACGACTGATGTGACAAATATGCAGAACTCCTATCAGATGGTCCTGCGGATGTGTACGCGTGCACCGGCGAGCCTGATCTGTGCGATGGTGATGGCATTTACCATCAATGTGAAGCTGGCAAGTATCTATCTCGGAGCCGTCATCCTGCTTGGAATCTGCCTGTTCTTCATTATGAGCAGTGCATCCAGATACTACCAGCAGGCATTCCCGAAATATGATGATATGAATGCCTCGGTACAGGAAAACGTATCCGCCATTCGTGTGGTTAAGGCGTATGTCAGGGAAGAAGAGGAGACTGTTAAATTTAAAAGGGCCAGCAGGCATATATATGATCTGTTTATGAAAGCAGAGAACAGGCTGATGGTGACGCCTCCCCTGATGCAGTTTACCGTGTACGGATGTATCCTGCTGCTCAGCTGGATAGGGGCCAAAATGATCGTGGGGACGACACTGACGACAGGAGAGCTCATGAGTCTTCTCGCCTACTGTATGAATATACTGATGAGCCTTATGATGCTTTCCATGGTGTTTGTCATGATTTCGATGAGTCTTGCCAGTGCGAGGCGTATCGCAGAGGTGCTGAACGAAAAAAGCAGCCTTGTCAACCCCGAAGATCCCGATTATGAGATACCTGATGGCAGTATTGAATTTAAAAATGTGGATTTTGCTTACCGGGAGGGCAGTGGGGATGCCGTGCTGAAGGACATTAATCTTTTCATTGCTTCAGGTGAGACGGTAGGGATCATCGGAGGTACGGGAAGCGCAAAAACCAGCCTTGTCAATCTGATCAGCCGACTTTATGATGTGACTTCCGGTCAGGTGCTGGTGGGCGGTAAAGATGTCAGAAGTTATGATATGGAAACCCTTAGAAATGAGGTATCCGTAGTGCTGCAGAAAAATGTCCTGTTTTCCGGAACCATTTTGGATAATCTTCGCTGGGGCGATAAAGATGCCGATGAGGAGATGTGCAAAAGAGCCTGCGTCCTTGCGTGTGCAGATGAGTTTATCCAGAAAATGCCGGATAAATACAAGACGTATATCGAACAGGGCGGTACGAATGTATCCGGCGGACAGAAGCAGCGTCTCTGCATTGCCAGAGCGCTGCTGAAGAAACCAAAAATATTGATCCTGGATGACAGCACCAGCGCGGTGGATACCGCAACGGATGCCAAAATACGCAGGGCATTTGCAGAAGAGATTCCGGATACGACAAAACTGATCATTGCACAGCGGATCGCCAGTGTTGAAAAGGCTGACCGTATCATTGTGATGAACGATGGAAAGATCTGTGGTTTTGGAACACATGAAGAGCTGCTCCGGTCAAATAAGATCTACCGTGAGGTTTATGAATCTCAGACAGGCGGAGGCGGCGATTTTGATGAAAGTGCAGGTGAGTTGTAA
- a CDS encoding ABC transporter ATP-binding protein, with protein sequence MGNKNLGRGMKPQVENPGRIFRRLINYLMKRYLFYFIAVFVLILVSVLANVQGTMFIKNLIDDYITPLLKAEHPDFGPLAMAIGKVAGFYGIGIMATYIYNRIMVYVTQSSLQNFRDDLFAHMERLPIQYFDTHAHGDIMSVYTNDVDTLRQMISQSMPQVLNSAITIVSVFVSMVILNIPLTAVTVFMVGIMLFATKKLAGNSGKYFAQQQKDLGAVNGYIEEMMEGQKVVKVFCHEEENIGQFRSLNDQLFDSADKANAYANMLAPATAQLGNISYVACAILGGVLALGGIGGFTLGGLASFLTFNKSFNMPINQVSQQLNAIVMAMAGANRVFQMMDETPEVDDGYVTLVNAKRTAKGLEESGERTGIWAWKHVHQADGSVDYVELKGDVVFDDVDFGYEKGKTVLHGVNLFATPGQKIAFVGSTGAGKTTITNLINRFYDIQDGKIRYDGININKIKKSDLRHSLGIVLQDTHLFTGTVMDNIRYGKLNASEDEVIAAAKLANADSFIRRLPGGYETMLTGDGANLSQGQRQLIAIARAAIADPPVLILDEATSSIDTRTERIVQDGMDKLMQGRTTFVIAHRLSTVRNSDCIMVLEQGRIIERGTHEQLLEEKGKYYQLYTGNAISA encoded by the coding sequence ATGGGGAATAAAAATCTGGGTCGGGGAATGAAGCCGCAGGTGGAAAATCCCGGAAGGATATTCAGACGGCTGATAAACTATTTGATGAAAAGATATCTGTTCTATTTCATTGCAGTTTTTGTACTGATCCTGGTCAGTGTCCTTGCCAATGTACAGGGGACGATGTTTATCAAAAATCTGATCGATGATTATATTACGCCGCTGTTAAAGGCGGAGCACCCGGACTTCGGGCCTCTTGCAATGGCAATTGGAAAAGTTGCGGGCTTTTATGGAATCGGAATTATGGCTACGTACATCTATAATCGGATTATGGTTTACGTCACGCAGTCCTCACTGCAGAATTTCAGGGATGACCTGTTTGCGCATATGGAGCGTCTTCCCATACAGTATTTTGATACACATGCCCACGGAGATATCATGTCGGTGTATACAAATGACGTTGATACTCTGCGTCAGATGATCAGCCAGAGTATGCCGCAGGTGCTGAACAGTGCGATCACGATTGTAAGCGTGTTTGTCAGCATGGTAATCCTGAACATACCGCTGACTGCCGTCACTGTTTTTATGGTGGGAATTATGTTGTTTGCGACGAAGAAACTTGCCGGCAACAGCGGAAAGTATTTTGCACAGCAGCAGAAAGACCTCGGAGCAGTGAACGGATATATTGAAGAGATGATGGAAGGCCAGAAAGTCGTAAAGGTCTTCTGCCATGAGGAAGAAAATATCGGACAGTTCCGTTCGTTAAATGATCAGCTGTTTGACAGTGCCGACAAGGCGAATGCGTATGCGAATATGCTGGCACCGGCAACTGCCCAGCTGGGAAACATCAGTTATGTGGCGTGTGCGATTCTGGGCGGCGTACTGGCTCTTGGCGGTATTGGCGGGTTCACCCTTGGAGGTCTTGCCAGCTTTCTGACATTTAACAAGAGCTTTAATATGCCGATCAATCAGGTGAGCCAGCAGCTCAACGCGATCGTCATGGCCATGGCGGGGGCTAACCGCGTATTTCAGATGATGGATGAGACCCCGGAAGTGGATGACGGTTACGTCACCCTTGTCAATGCAAAGCGGACAGCAAAAGGGCTGGAGGAATCCGGGGAGCGCACGGGGATCTGGGCCTGGAAGCATGTACATCAGGCGGATGGTTCCGTGGATTATGTGGAACTGAAGGGTGATGTCGTCTTTGATGATGTTGATTTCGGTTATGAAAAAGGAAAGACAGTGCTGCATGGTGTTAATCTTTTTGCCACCCCGGGACAGAAGATTGCATTTGTCGGTTCCACAGGGGCAGGAAAGACCACGATTACGAATCTGATCAACCGTTTTTATGATATCCAGGACGGAAAGATCCGCTATGACGGGATCAATATTAACAAGATAAAAAAATCTGACCTGCGTCATTCACTGGGAATCGTGCTGCAGGATACCCATCTGTTTACGGGTACGGTTATGGATAATATCCGGTACGGCAAACTGAATGCGTCAGAAGACGAGGTGATAGCTGCGGCGAAGCTGGCGAATGCAGATAGCTTTATCCGCAGACTTCCGGGCGGATATGAGACCATGCTGACAGGCGACGGGGCAAATTTAAGTCAGGGACAGCGGCAGCTGATCGCGATTGCAAGAGCAGCGATCGCAGATCCACCTGTGCTGATTCTGGATGAGGCTACGAGCTCCATTGATACCCGTACAGAACGTATCGTGCAGGATGGAATGGATAAGCTCATGCAGGGAAGGACCACATTTGTGATCGCACATCGGCTTTCCACAGTCCGCAATTCAGATTGCATCATGGTACTCGAACAGGGACGGATCATCGAGCGAGGGACACATGAGCAGCTGTTGGAAGAAAAAGGGAAATACTATCAGCTGTATACCGGAAACGCCATTTCAGCATAG
- a CDS encoding response regulator transcription factor — protein MRLLVVEDEIHLLDIIRKRLQKEHYSVDACTDGQEALEYIEVTAYDAIVLDIMLPGISGLEILKNMRAAGNSTPVLLLTARDSIEDRVSGLDTGADDYLVKPFAFEELLARIRVMIRHKTAGEAFGEINVLEAADLKVDTKSHQVRRAGRLIELSSREYAVLEYMMRNQGTVLSRRNIEEHVWNYDYMGGSNMIDVYIRYLRKKLDDGFDQKLIHTVRGSGYVLRSDS, from the coding sequence ATGAGACTGTTGGTCGTTGAAGACGAGATTCATCTGCTGGATATTATAAGAAAGAGGCTGCAGAAAGAACATTACAGCGTGGATGCGTGCACAGACGGACAGGAGGCCCTGGAATATATAGAAGTGACAGCGTACGACGCGATTGTTCTGGATATTATGCTGCCAGGAATATCGGGACTGGAGATTTTAAAAAACATGCGTGCTGCAGGCAACAGTACACCTGTACTTTTGCTGACGGCGAGAGACAGTATCGAGGACCGGGTGAGCGGACTGGATACCGGTGCGGATGATTATCTGGTGAAACCGTTTGCTTTTGAGGAACTGCTGGCGAGGATAAGGGTGATGATACGGCACAAAACTGCAGGCGAAGCTTTCGGAGAGATCAACGTGCTGGAAGCTGCGGACCTGAAAGTGGATACTAAGAGCCATCAGGTGCGGCGTGCGGGCAGACTGATTGAGCTTTCATCCAGGGAGTATGCGGTTCTGGAATATATGATGAGGAATCAGGGCACCGTTCTTTCGAGGAGAAATATTGAAGAGCATGTGTGGAATTATGATTATATGGGAGGTTCCAATATGATCGATGTCTATATCAGATATCTGAGAAAGAAGCTCGATGACGGATTTGATCAGAAGCTGATTCATACAGTTCGGGGGAGTGGCTATGTGCTGAGGAGTGACTCATGA
- a CDS encoding HAMP domain-containing sensor histidine kinase has product MKILKKMSVKMKITLWYACFVTAIAVFALGVVALLSESLLRSDAESELIESVRDFAEDADDDDDISEYYDNGIYFSIYDTGGRLTGGSVPAGFPLDTTLRNTKIQNISSEGNHWMTYDLALTSGTDVVCWIRGVTSLRTLSQMNTILIRLLFIMCPLLAVLAIVSGYFVTGKALKPVEEALENEKRFTADASHELRTPAAVIMAQCEYALLPETDREEVDECVKVILGQSRKMSSLISQLLMLARQDAGKEKLQLETVDIGMLTELVVRELKDRAARKDISLETDLQENLTMSGDQNLLMRMMVNLIENSIQYGRQGGTTWITLRKTGNHVEGCVRDNGIGIAREHHKDIWKRFYREDKTRKGTDESHSGLGLSMVKWIVEAHHGSIEVTSQKGKGAVFSFRLPL; this is encoded by the coding sequence ATGAAAATCTTAAAAAAAATGTCGGTTAAAATGAAGATAACGCTGTGGTATGCTTGCTTTGTAACTGCCATCGCTGTTTTTGCACTGGGGGTCGTGGCGCTGCTCTCAGAAAGCCTGCTGCGTTCCGATGCAGAGTCGGAGCTCATTGAGAGTGTCCGGGATTTTGCAGAAGATGCAGATGACGACGATGATATTTCAGAATATTATGATAACGGAATCTATTTCAGCATCTATGATACCGGAGGGAGGCTGACGGGGGGGAGTGTCCCGGCAGGGTTTCCGCTGGATACGACCCTGAGAAATACGAAAATTCAAAACATCAGTTCAGAAGGCAATCACTGGATGACTTATGATCTGGCTTTGACATCGGGAACAGACGTCGTCTGCTGGATACGGGGGGTAACCTCACTGCGAACACTTTCACAGATGAATACCATTTTGATTCGCCTGTTGTTTATCATGTGCCCCCTTTTGGCGGTGCTGGCCATTGTCAGCGGTTACTTTGTGACGGGTAAGGCTTTAAAGCCGGTGGAGGAGGCGCTGGAAAATGAGAAGCGGTTTACTGCAGATGCATCTCATGAACTGCGCACACCTGCTGCGGTCATTATGGCACAGTGCGAATATGCACTCCTTCCGGAGACTGACAGAGAAGAGGTGGACGAGTGTGTGAAAGTCATCCTGGGGCAGAGCAGGAAAATGTCGTCTTTGATCTCACAGCTTTTGATGCTTGCCAGGCAGGATGCGGGAAAAGAAAAGCTGCAGCTGGAGACGGTGGATATTGGCATGCTGACAGAGCTGGTAGTCAGGGAGCTTAAAGACAGAGCCGCCAGAAAAGATATCAGTCTTGAAACTGACCTTCAGGAAAATCTGACAATGAGCGGTGATCAGAACCTGCTGATGAGGATGATGGTCAATCTGATCGAAAACAGCATTCAATATGGAAGACAGGGGGGGACAACGTGGATCACTCTCCGTAAAACGGGTAATCATGTGGAAGGATGTGTGCGCGATAATGGCATTGGAATCGCTCGTGAACATCACAAGGACATATGGAAACGGTTTTACAGGGAAGATAAAACGAGAAAAGGGACAGACGAAAGCCATTCGGGACTAGGTCTCTCGATGGTAAAGTGGATCGTGGAGGCGCATCACGGCAGTATAGAGGTAACCAGCCAGAAGGGAAAGGGCGCTGTGTTTTCGTTCCGCCTGCCACTGTAA